Proteins from a single region of Garra rufa unplaced genomic scaffold, GarRuf1.0 hap1_unplaced_166, whole genome shotgun sequence:
- the LOC141316821 gene encoding uncharacterized protein isoform X2, with protein MKEASACEMYDKQEAQVEAANALLFLQGQGRFLEAHGQTRSQEEPESVSSSPSSCDEEDIKTEDDVEEEMSLTSVNQMGSPVKNIPPDYESSLEALKKENVELRESLEKMSLTEASFKNDPEKVRFYTGLPNYFVFETVMLLLVPHMKGDKNAKLSKFQQLLLTLMRLRLDLKNQDLAYRFGVKVATVTRTVHRIINIMFTTLVPTAVFWPSRVELRKNLPAALLCTYPDCAVIVDCFRVSLEKALNVDVNQEVASTALTTVNELKYVIGVAPQGVVTFVSRGSPGHVSDKNLVESSGLLFKLLPGDVVLAEHDFDIEGLVEARKAELKITSRCCQSEQVGEDFSLVGTLSDKVSVHRHVGKVIDMVKRRYSMLTGPVESPFTLVDHTSNVSTFDKIVQVACALNNLCISAAPLE; from the coding sequence ATGAAGGAAGCAAGTGCCTGTGAAATGTATGATAAACAAGAGGCACAAGTGGAGGCAGCCAACGCTTTGCTCTTCTTGCAAGGACAAGGGCGTTTCTTGGAGGCCCACGGCCAGACCAGAAGTCAAGAAGAGCCAGAAAGTGTTTCCTCTTCACCAAGCAGTTGTGATGAAGAGGATATTAAGACTGAAGATGATGTCGAAGAAGAAATGTCACTGACAAGTGTAAACCAAATGGGAAGCCCAGTCAAAAACATTCCCCCTGACTATGAGTCCAGTCTTGAGGCTCTTAAGAAAGAGAACGTGGAGCTGAGGGAATCGCTAGAAAAGATGTCTCTCACCGAGGCGTCGTTCAAAAATGATCCAGAAAAGGTTCGCTTCTATACGGGATTGCCGAACTACTTTGTTTTTGAGACTGTTATGTTGCTTCTCGTGCCACATATGAAAGGAGACAAAAATGCAAAACTTTCGAAATTCCAGCAACTGCTCTTGACGCTAATGCGACTCAGGCTTGATCTTAAAAACCAAGACTTGGCCTATCGATTTGGGGTCAAGGTTGCCACTGTTACCAGGACCGTCCATCGGATTATTAATATAATGTTCACCACCCTCGTGCCCACTGCTGTTTTTTGGCCATCCCGAGTGGAGCTCAGAAAAAACCTACCTGCGGCTTTGCTTTGCACGTACCCAGACTGTGCAGTGATTGTTGACTGCTTTAGGGTGTCTCTGGAAAAAGCTCTCAATGTGGATGTGAATCAAGAGGTTGCATCTACAGCATTGACTACGGTGAATGAGCTTAAATATGTGATAGGTGTTGCTCCTCAAGGTGTGGTCACGTTTGTCTCGAGAGGATCACCGGGTCACGTCAGTGACAAAAATCTTGTTGAGAGTTCAGGCCTCCTTTTTAAGCTACTTCCTGGTGATGTTGTGCTGGCTGAGCACGACTTCGACATTGAGGGCTTGGTTGAGGCTCGCAAAGCCGAACTCAAAATCACTAGTAGATGTTGCCAGAGTGAACAGGTTGGAGAAGATTTCTCGCTGGTTGGCACACTTTCAGATAAAGTGAGTGTTCATAGGCATGTTGGGAAGGTAATAGACATGGTCAAGAGGAGATATTCTATGCTGACCGGACCAGTAGAGAGTCCCTTTACACTTGTAGACCACACTTCCAATGTGAGCACTTTTGATAAGATAGTGCAGGTTGCTTGTGCCTTGAATAACCTGTGTATTTCTGCTGCACCCCTGGAATGA